The following proteins are encoded in a genomic region of Pungitius pungitius chromosome 19, fPunPun2.1, whole genome shotgun sequence:
- the LOC119198439 gene encoding paramyosin, long form-like isoform X2, with protein sequence MRGALLLVLLLCLSGTYAQTAVKAAPLSTDQKIVDIWDELKALRFIVEDETVDLKNARADLRTQMRKTDDLENENIEIRSRLTEYENSLLAISTELEATKAEQQLEKNKLVEAERKIADIISRLTNTEKNVVTITADLEATKAEQQLEKNKLAEARKLLSDMNSRLTNTERNVVTITTDLEATKAEQQLEKNKLAEARKLLSDMNSRLTNTENNMVAMRTDLEATKAEQQLEKNKLAEARKLLSDMNSRLTNTENNMVAMRTDLEATKAEQQLEKNKLAEARKLLSDMNSRLTNTERSVAVITPDLEATKAEQQLEKNKLAEARKLLSDLNSRLTNTERNVVAITGDLEATKAEQQLEKNKLAEARKLLSDMNSRLTNTENNVVAITADQEPTKAEQQLQNQLAEARKLLSDMNSRLTNTEQSVAAITPDLEATKAEQQLEKNKLVEARKLLSDMNSRLTNTENNVAATKAEQQLEKNKLAEAKKLISDLQSRQKDTENNVGNIRTELEATKVEHQLERDKLVEAERKIADMKSRLTDTENNVANITKELEATKADLVAAERKIAAMQSRHTNTENNVGSIRTELEATKAEQQQEKNKLVEAERKISDMNSKMKKTENNLVTIKADLEATKAEQQLEKNKLVEAEKVNSDINSRLTDTENKVKATTAELEATKAEQQLEKNNLVEAERRISVTAAELATLVSKVTTCEREAQNQKEAMNALRDELGISKTKQQSFGNELQDMQKTTTVTAAELATLVSKVTTFEQEAQNQKEAVNVLRDELGLSKTKQQSFGNELQDMQKTSTVTAAELATLVSKVTTCEREAQNQKEAVNALRDELGLSKTKQQSFGNELQDMQKTSTVTAAELATLVSKVTTFEREAQNQKEAVNALRDELGLSKTKQQSFGNELQDMQKTSTVTAAELATLVSKVTTFEREAQNQKEAVNALRDELGLSKTKQQSFGNELQDMQKTSTVTAAELATLVSKVTTFEREAQNQKEAVNALRDELGLSKTKQQSFGNELQDMQKTSTVTAAELATLVSKVTTCEREAQNALRDELGISKTKQSFGDRLDEMQRTSAAAPKLAFSAGLTTSGNIGPFTTETTLVYGRVFTNIGGAYNPTTGIFTAPFKGVYYFRCTAFNNKKGQWMAVNLYHNHEIIMHNSEVANGHTTIANALILQLEQGSVVYMCLQKNCGLYDDSTTWNTFSGFLLFTL encoded by the exons ATGAGGGGAGCTCTGCTGCTCGTTTTACTGCTCTGTCTGTCTGGGACATATGCGCAAACAGCAGTTAAAGCAGCTCCTCTGTCAACTGATCAGAAAATCGTGGACATATGGGATGAGCTGAAAGCTCTGAGATTCATTGTAGAGGACGAAACCGTGGACTTGAAGAATGCCAGAGCTGACCTGAGAACCCAGATGCGGAAAACTGATGATCTAGAGAACGAGAACATAG AAATTAGATCCAGACTGACAGAATATGAAAACAGTTTGTTAGCGATTTCAACGGAGCTGGAAGCGACTAAAGCTgaacagcagctggagaagaacaaACTGGTGGAGGCCGAGAGAAAGATTGCTG ATATCATCTCCAGACTgacaaatactgaaaaaaatgtgGTAACGATTACAGCGGATCTGGAAGCGACTAAAGCAGAACAGCAGCTAGAGAAGAACAAACTGGCGGAGGCAAGGAAACTCCTTTCTG ATATGAACTCCAGACTGACAAATACTGAAAGAAATGTGGTAACGATTACAACGGATCTGGAAGCGACTAAAGCTGAACAGCAGCTAGAGAAGAACAAACTGGCGGAGGCAAGGAAACTCCTTTCTG ATATGAACTCCAGACTGACAAATACTGAAAACAATATGGTAGCGATGAGAACGGATCTGGAAGCTACTAAAGCTgaacagcagctggagaagaacaaACTGGCGGAGGCAAGGAAACTCCTTTCTG ATATGAACTCCAGACTGACAAATACTGAAAACAATATGGTAGCGATGAGAACGGATCTGGAAGCTACTAAAGCTgaacagcagctggagaagaacaaACTGGCGGAGGCAAGGAAACTCCTTTCTG ATATGAACTCCAGACTGACAAATACTGAAAGAAGTGTGGCAGTGATTACACCGGATCTGGAAGCGACTAAAGCTGAACAGCAGCTAGAGAAGAACAAACTGGCGGAGGCAAGGAAACTCCTTTCTG ATTTGAACTCCAGACTGACAAATACTGAAAGAAATGTGGTAGCGATTACAGGGGATCTGGAAGCGACTAAAGCTgaacagcagctggagaagaacaaACTGGCGGAGGCAAGGAAACTCCTTTCTG ATATGAACTCCAGACTGACAAatactgaaaacaatgtggTAGCGATTACAGCGGATCAGGAACCGACTAAAGCTGAACAGCAGCTGCAGAACCAACTGGCAGAGGCAAGGAAACTCCTTTCTG ATATGAACTCCAGACTGACAAATACTGAACAAAGTGTGGCAGCGATTACACCGGATCTGGAAGCGACTAAAGCTGAACAGCAGCTAGAGAAGAACAAACTGGTGGAGGCAAGGAAACTCCTTTCTG ATATGAACTCCAGACTGACAAatactgaaaacaatgtggCAGCGACTAAAGCTgaacagcagctggagaagaacaaACTGGCGGAGGCAAAGAAACTCATTTCTG atCTGCAATCCAGACAGAAAGATACTGAAAATAATGTAGGAAATATTAGAACGGAGCTGGAAGCGACTAAAGTTGAACACCAGCTGGAAAGGGACAAACTGGTGGAGGCTGAGAGAAAGATTGCTG ATATGAAATCCAGACTGACAGATACCGAAAACAATGTAGCAAATATTACAAAGGAGCTGGAAGCGACTAAAGCTGATCTGGTGGCGGCTGAGAGAAAGATTGCTG ctATGCAATccagacacacaaatactgaaaacaatgtgggaAGTATTAGAACGGAGCTGGAAGCGACTAAAGctgaacagcagcaggagaagaacaaACTGGTGGAGGCTGAGAGAAAGATTTCTG acATGAactccaaaatgaaaaaaactgaaaacaatTTGGTAACGATTAAAGCGGATCTGGAAGCGACTAAAGCTGAACAGCAGCTTGAGAAGAACAAACTGGTGGAGGCTGAGAAAGTCAATTCTG ATATAAACTCCAGACTGACAGATACTGAAAACAAGGTGAAAGCAACGACAGCGGAGCTGGAAGCGACTAAAGCTGAACAACAGTTGGAGAAGAACAATCTGGTGGAGGCTGAGAGACGGATTTCTG TAACAGCAGCAGAACTGGCAACCCTGGTGTCCAAAGTGACAACCTGTGAGCGGGAGGCACAGAATCAGAAGGAGGCGATGAATGCTCTTAGGGACGAGCTGGGCATTTCTAAGACTAAACAACAGTCCTTTGGGAACGAATTGCAAGATATGCAAAAGACAACTACAG TAACAGCAGCAGAACTGGCAACCCTGGTGTCCAAAGTGACAACCTTTGAGCAGGAGGCACAGAATCAGAAGGAGGCGGTGAATGTTCTCAGGGACGAGCTGGGCCTTTCTAAGACTAAACAACAGTCCTTTGGGAACGAATTGCAAGATATGCAAAAGACATCTACAG TAACAGCAGCAGAACTGGCAACCCTGGTGTCCAAAGTGACAACCTGTGAGCGGGAGGCACAGAATCAGAAGGAGGCGGTGAATGCTCTTAGGGACGAGCTGGGCCTTTCTAAGACTAAACAACAGTCCTTTGGGAACGAATTGCAAGATATGCAAAAGACATCTACAG TAACAGCAGCAGAACTGGCAACCCTGGTGTCCAAAGTGACAACCTTTGAGCGGGAGGCACAGAATCAGAAGGAGGCGGTGAATGCTCTTAGGGACGAGCTGGGCCTTTCTAAGACTAAACAACAATCCTTTGGGAACGAATTGCAAGATATGCAAAAGACATCTACAG TAACAGCAGCAGAACTGGCAACCCTGGTGTCCAAAGTGACAACCTTTGAGCGGGAGGCACAGAATCAGAAGGAGGCGGTGAATGCTCTCAGGGACGAGCTGGGCCTTTCTAAGACTAAACAACAGTCCTTTGGGAACGAATTGCAAGATATGCAAAAGACATCTACAG TAACAGCAGCAGAACTGGCAACCCTGGTGTCCAAAGTGACAACCTTTGAGCGGGAGGCACAGAATCAGAAGGAGGCGGTGAATGCTCTCAGGGACGAGCTGGGCCTTTCTAAGACTAAACAACAGTCCTTTGGGAACGAATTGCAAGATATGCAAAAGACATCTACAG TAACAGCAGCAGAACTGGCAACCCTGGTGTCCAAAGTGACAACCTGTGAGCGGGAGGCACAGAATGCTCTCAGGGACGAGCTGGGCATTTCTAAGACTAAACAGTCTTTTGGGGACAGATTGGATGAAATGCAAAGGACATCTGCAG CCGCTCCGAAGCTGGCTTTCTCTGCTGGCTTGACCACTTCAGGAAACATTGGACCATTCACCACTGAAACTACACTCGTCTATGGACGAGTCTTCACAAACATCGGGGGGGCTTACAACCCCACGACAG GCATCTTCACGGCACCGTTCAAGGGAGTTTACTATTTCAGATGCACAGCCTTCAACAACAAGAAAGGACAGTGGATGGCGGTGAATTTATACCATAATCATGAGATTATTATGCATAATTCAGAGGTAGCTAATGGTCATACCACTATTGCTAATGCATTAATTTTACAGCTGGAACAGGGAAGTGTGGTCTATATGTGTCTCCAAAAAAACTGTGGGCTTTATGACGATTCTACAACCTGGAACACCTTCAGTGGTTTTCTGCTTTTTACTCTGTAA
- the LOC119198439 gene encoding paramyosin, long form-like isoform X1, with protein MRGALLLVLLLCLSGTYAQTAVKAAPLSTDQKIVDIWDELKALRFIVEDETVDLKNARADLRTQMRKTDDLENENIEIRSRLTEYENSLLAISTELEATKAEQQLEKNKLVEAERKIADIISRLTNTEKNVVTITADLEATKAEQQLEKNKLAEARKLLSDMNSRLTNTERNVVTITTDLEATKAEQQLEKNKLAEARKLLSDMNSRLTNTENNMVAMRTDLEATKAEQQLEKNKLAEARKLLSDMNSRLTNTENNMVAMRTDLEATKAEQQLEKNKLAEARKLLSDMNSRLTNTERSVAVITPDLEATKAEQQLEKNKLAEARKLLSDLNSRLTNTERNVVAITGDLEATKAEQQLEKNKLAEARKLLSDMNSRLTNTENNVVAITADQEPTKAEQQLQNQLAEARKLLSDMNSRLTNTEQSVAAITPDLEATKAEQQLEKNKLVEARKLLSDMNSRLTNTENNVAATKAEQQLEKNKLAEAKKLISDLQSRQKDTENNVGNIRTELEATKVEHQLERDKLVEAERKIADMKSRLTDTENNVANITKELEATKADLVAAERKIAAMQSRHTNTENNVGSIRTELEATKAEQQQEKNKLVEAERKISDMNSKMKKTENNLVTIKADLEATKAEQQLEKNKLVEAEKVNSDINSRLTDTENKVKATTAELEATKAEQQLEKNNLVEAERRISVTAAELATLVSKVTTCEREAQNQKEAMNALRDELGISKTKQQSFGNELQDMQKTTTVTAAELATLVSKVTTFEQEAQNQKEAVNVLRDELGLSKTKQQSFGNELQDMQKTSTVTAAELATLVSKVTTCEREAQNQKEAVNALRDELGLSKTKQQSFGNELQDMQKTSTVTAAELATLVSKVTTFEREAQNQKEAVNALRDELGLSKTKQQSFGNELQDMQKTSTVTAAELATLVSKVTTFEREAQNQKEAVNALRDELGLSKTKQQSFGNELQDMQKTSTVTAAELATLVSKVTTFEREAQNQKEAVNALRDELGLSKTKQQSFGNELQDMQKTSTVTAAELATLVSKVTTCEREAQNQKEAMNALRDELGISKTKQQSFGNELQDMRKTTTVTAAELATLVSKVTTCEREAQNALRDELGISKTKQSFGDRLDEMQRTSAAAPKLAFSAGLTTSGNIGPFTTETTLVYGRVFTNIGGAYNPTTGIFTAPFKGVYYFRCTAFNNKKGQWMAVNLYHNHEIIMHNSEVANGHTTIANALILQLEQGSVVYMCLQKNCGLYDDSTTWNTFSGFLLFTL; from the exons ATGAGGGGAGCTCTGCTGCTCGTTTTACTGCTCTGTCTGTCTGGGACATATGCGCAAACAGCAGTTAAAGCAGCTCCTCTGTCAACTGATCAGAAAATCGTGGACATATGGGATGAGCTGAAAGCTCTGAGATTCATTGTAGAGGACGAAACCGTGGACTTGAAGAATGCCAGAGCTGACCTGAGAACCCAGATGCGGAAAACTGATGATCTAGAGAACGAGAACATAG AAATTAGATCCAGACTGACAGAATATGAAAACAGTTTGTTAGCGATTTCAACGGAGCTGGAAGCGACTAAAGCTgaacagcagctggagaagaacaaACTGGTGGAGGCCGAGAGAAAGATTGCTG ATATCATCTCCAGACTgacaaatactgaaaaaaatgtgGTAACGATTACAGCGGATCTGGAAGCGACTAAAGCAGAACAGCAGCTAGAGAAGAACAAACTGGCGGAGGCAAGGAAACTCCTTTCTG ATATGAACTCCAGACTGACAAATACTGAAAGAAATGTGGTAACGATTACAACGGATCTGGAAGCGACTAAAGCTGAACAGCAGCTAGAGAAGAACAAACTGGCGGAGGCAAGGAAACTCCTTTCTG ATATGAACTCCAGACTGACAAATACTGAAAACAATATGGTAGCGATGAGAACGGATCTGGAAGCTACTAAAGCTgaacagcagctggagaagaacaaACTGGCGGAGGCAAGGAAACTCCTTTCTG ATATGAACTCCAGACTGACAAATACTGAAAACAATATGGTAGCGATGAGAACGGATCTGGAAGCTACTAAAGCTgaacagcagctggagaagaacaaACTGGCGGAGGCAAGGAAACTCCTTTCTG ATATGAACTCCAGACTGACAAATACTGAAAGAAGTGTGGCAGTGATTACACCGGATCTGGAAGCGACTAAAGCTGAACAGCAGCTAGAGAAGAACAAACTGGCGGAGGCAAGGAAACTCCTTTCTG ATTTGAACTCCAGACTGACAAATACTGAAAGAAATGTGGTAGCGATTACAGGGGATCTGGAAGCGACTAAAGCTgaacagcagctggagaagaacaaACTGGCGGAGGCAAGGAAACTCCTTTCTG ATATGAACTCCAGACTGACAAatactgaaaacaatgtggTAGCGATTACAGCGGATCAGGAACCGACTAAAGCTGAACAGCAGCTGCAGAACCAACTGGCAGAGGCAAGGAAACTCCTTTCTG ATATGAACTCCAGACTGACAAATACTGAACAAAGTGTGGCAGCGATTACACCGGATCTGGAAGCGACTAAAGCTGAACAGCAGCTAGAGAAGAACAAACTGGTGGAGGCAAGGAAACTCCTTTCTG ATATGAACTCCAGACTGACAAatactgaaaacaatgtggCAGCGACTAAAGCTgaacagcagctggagaagaacaaACTGGCGGAGGCAAAGAAACTCATTTCTG atCTGCAATCCAGACAGAAAGATACTGAAAATAATGTAGGAAATATTAGAACGGAGCTGGAAGCGACTAAAGTTGAACACCAGCTGGAAAGGGACAAACTGGTGGAGGCTGAGAGAAAGATTGCTG ATATGAAATCCAGACTGACAGATACCGAAAACAATGTAGCAAATATTACAAAGGAGCTGGAAGCGACTAAAGCTGATCTGGTGGCGGCTGAGAGAAAGATTGCTG ctATGCAATccagacacacaaatactgaaaacaatgtgggaAGTATTAGAACGGAGCTGGAAGCGACTAAAGctgaacagcagcaggagaagaacaaACTGGTGGAGGCTGAGAGAAAGATTTCTG acATGAactccaaaatgaaaaaaactgaaaacaatTTGGTAACGATTAAAGCGGATCTGGAAGCGACTAAAGCTGAACAGCAGCTTGAGAAGAACAAACTGGTGGAGGCTGAGAAAGTCAATTCTG ATATAAACTCCAGACTGACAGATACTGAAAACAAGGTGAAAGCAACGACAGCGGAGCTGGAAGCGACTAAAGCTGAACAACAGTTGGAGAAGAACAATCTGGTGGAGGCTGAGAGACGGATTTCTG TAACAGCAGCAGAACTGGCAACCCTGGTGTCCAAAGTGACAACCTGTGAGCGGGAGGCACAGAATCAGAAGGAGGCGATGAATGCTCTTAGGGACGAGCTGGGCATTTCTAAGACTAAACAACAGTCCTTTGGGAACGAATTGCAAGATATGCAAAAGACAACTACAG TAACAGCAGCAGAACTGGCAACCCTGGTGTCCAAAGTGACAACCTTTGAGCAGGAGGCACAGAATCAGAAGGAGGCGGTGAATGTTCTCAGGGACGAGCTGGGCCTTTCTAAGACTAAACAACAGTCCTTTGGGAACGAATTGCAAGATATGCAAAAGACATCTACAG TAACAGCAGCAGAACTGGCAACCCTGGTGTCCAAAGTGACAACCTGTGAGCGGGAGGCACAGAATCAGAAGGAGGCGGTGAATGCTCTTAGGGACGAGCTGGGCCTTTCTAAGACTAAACAACAGTCCTTTGGGAACGAATTGCAAGATATGCAAAAGACATCTACAG TAACAGCAGCAGAACTGGCAACCCTGGTGTCCAAAGTGACAACCTTTGAGCGGGAGGCACAGAATCAGAAGGAGGCGGTGAATGCTCTTAGGGACGAGCTGGGCCTTTCTAAGACTAAACAACAATCCTTTGGGAACGAATTGCAAGATATGCAAAAGACATCTACAG TAACAGCAGCAGAACTGGCAACCCTGGTGTCCAAAGTGACAACCTTTGAGCGGGAGGCACAGAATCAGAAGGAGGCGGTGAATGCTCTCAGGGACGAGCTGGGCCTTTCTAAGACTAAACAACAGTCCTTTGGGAACGAATTGCAAGATATGCAAAAGACATCTACAG TAACAGCAGCAGAACTGGCAACCCTGGTGTCCAAAGTGACAACCTTTGAGCGGGAGGCACAGAATCAGAAGGAGGCGGTGAATGCTCTCAGGGACGAGCTGGGCCTTTCTAAGACTAAACAACAGTCCTTTGGGAACGAATTGCAAGATATGCAAAAGACATCTACAG TAACAGCAGCAGAACTGGCAACACTGGTGTCCAAAGTGACAACCTGTGAGCGGGAGGCACAGAATCAGAAGGAGGCGATGAATGCTCTTAGGGACGAGCTGGGCATTTCTAAGACTAAACAACAGTCCTTTGGGAACGAATTGCAAGATATGCGAAAGACAACTACAG TAACAGCAGCAGAACTGGCAACCCTGGTGTCCAAAGTGACAACCTGTGAGCGGGAGGCACAGAATGCTCTCAGGGACGAGCTGGGCATTTCTAAGACTAAACAGTCTTTTGGGGACAGATTGGATGAAATGCAAAGGACATCTGCAG CCGCTCCGAAGCTGGCTTTCTCTGCTGGCTTGACCACTTCAGGAAACATTGGACCATTCACCACTGAAACTACACTCGTCTATGGACGAGTCTTCACAAACATCGGGGGGGCTTACAACCCCACGACAG GCATCTTCACGGCACCGTTCAAGGGAGTTTACTATTTCAGATGCACAGCCTTCAACAACAAGAAAGGACAGTGGATGGCGGTGAATTTATACCATAATCATGAGATTATTATGCATAATTCAGAGGTAGCTAATGGTCATACCACTATTGCTAATGCATTAATTTTACAGCTGGAACAGGGAAGTGTGGTCTATATGTGTCTCCAAAAAAACTGTGGGCTTTATGACGATTCTACAACCTGGAACACCTTCAGTGGTTTTCTGCTTTTTACTCTGTAA